A region of the Microbacterium sp. SL75 genome:
GATCGTCCTCGACCCCCGTGCCGACGGTCTGCGTGTGCAGGTCGTGTGGGGCGGTAGCGCCACCCTCTCGGGTCAGAGCACCGTCGAGGCCACGCGCACGACGGTCGACGACCAGGACGTCGAGCTCGCCGCCCTCGCGGCGGACCTCGTGACCCCCTCGGCCGACGACGTCGTCTCGCGCCTCGCGGAGCGCGGCATCTCGTTCGTGCTGCTCGAATCGGCTCCGGCCGGCGAGGACGACGTGATCCGCGGAACGCGACTGGGAGCGGCCACCTCCCTCGACCAGCGCGACCTGCTCGACCCGGTGGGAGCGACCTCGCGCGGCGACCTCTGGCGCGTGAACACCGCCGTCACCCCGCGCCCGCCGCTCGACGAGCACCGCCTCACCCTGCAGCGTCTGGTGGCCTTCGGCTCCCTCGCCGTCGTCCTGATCGCCCTCCTGCTCGCCGTGCCGACCGCAGCGTCCCGACGGGTCGCACGCCGCACGCCCCGCATCGTGGGCCCGAACCCGGGAGGAGCCCGATGAGCGAGCGTCGTCTGCTCCGTGTCGCCGCCACGAGCGCCCGCGTCATCGCCGGTGCGGCCGTGGCCACCGCCGCCGTCATCGGCACGGTCGTGGGAATCGCGGCTCCCTGGCCGCAGTACTCCGCAACGCCGGTGCGTGTGCAGGCCACCCCGACCCCCGGAGACACCCTCCTCGCGTGCGACGGTCCTCTGCTGGCACTCGGGCGCAGCGCCGACTCTGCGGGCTCCCTGAGCGCGGCGGCCGCCCAGCAGGTCGTCAGCGGCCCCGCCGACGCGGACGCGACCACGACAGCCCTGAACGGGGCGACGGCCGACTCCTCCGGCGACGCCGAGGCCCTGCGTGCCGCGCCCCGCGATCGCCTTCAGACGCCGCTGGCCGCCGCCGGGTCCGCCACGGCCGCCGCGAGCGACCTGATCGGGTTCGCGGCATCCGCCTGCCGACCTCCTCTCGCGGAGTCGTGGCTGGTCGGGGGTGCCTCCACCACGGGGGCGAACGACCTCGTCGTGCTGGCGAATCCCGGCGACGTCCCCGCGACCGTCCAGCTGTCGGTCTACGGGGCACAGGGCGTGTCGAGCCCGCCGAGCGGTCAGAATCTCGTGGTTCCCGCGGGCGGACGCCGCGTGGTCCCTCTCGCGGGGCTCCTCCTCGGGGAGGAGAGTCCGGTCGTGCGCGTCGTCTCGTCGGGTGCACCGGTTCACGCCTCGCTCCAGGCCACGCTGACGCGCCTGCTCCTTCCCGGCGGCGCCGACCAGGTCGCGCCGCTCGCTCAGGCGGACGCGCATCTGGTCATGCCGGGGGTGCAGGTGCTCGCCACCGACGCCAGCCAGGCGGGCACGGTGCTGCGTCTGCTGTCGCCGGGGTCCGACGCCGCCGCGACGGTGACAGTGGTGCCGAACGACCCCGCGGTCAGCGCACCCGCGCCCACCGACGTCCCCCTCACGTCGGGCCTTCCGACCTCGCTGAACCTGTCGGGGCTCGCCGCCGGTTCCTACACGGTGGACGTGACGGCCACGGCTCCCATCGTGGGCGCCACCTGGTCGACGACCGGCTTCGGCGAGGGAGCGGACTTCGCCTGGTACGTCCCCGCTCCCGAGATCTCGGCCCCCAGCACGATCGCGGTCGCCGCGGGCGTGGGCGCGAACCTGGTGATCGCCGGCGCCTCGAGCGACACCACCGTCACGCTCACCCCCGCAGGCGCAGGCGCGCCCGTCACCACGACCGTCGCCGCCGGAGCCAGCGTGGCCGTGCCCGTCGCCGCGGGCGTCTACCGGCTCGAGGCCGATTCTCCCGTGCGCGCGGCGGTGTCGTACGCCGGGGCGGGAGCGCTGGCCTCGTACCCGCTGTGGCCGGCGGATGCCGCGGCTTCGGCGCTCACGATCCTGCCCTAGCGGTCCCGACGCCCGGGGCCGGTCAGAAGAAGCGGAACCGCTCGGGGCCCAGGTCCCACGGGTCGCGATCGAGGTACTCGGCGGCGGCGCGGAAGACCGCGCCCTCGATCATCATGCGGCGGTGCAGGTCGTCGTCGTGGTGGGGGTGTCCCAGGCGCTCGATGGGCACTCGGTACAGGATGATGCGCTTCTCTTCGCGCAGGACCGTCCATCGAGGGATGCCGTCGTCGGCGGCGGGCGGCATGATCCCGATCTCGAACGAGACTTCGCGCAGATCGGTCCATGCCGAACGGAGGAACTCCGCGGCCGCACCGACCGCGATGTCGAAGCGCTCGACGCGGGTGTCGATGGGGGGCAGCGGCGGGCGGACGACGGGACTGCGGTTCTCGCGGCCGTGACGACCGTGTCGCGAGGGGCGGGCCACCGGCCGCGCTTCCCGGGATCGACGACGCATCATGGGCCCATCCTACGTTCGAGGCAGCGGCCCGCTCGCGCCCGTGCCGCGGCGCGAGTGCGCTCGAGGCTCCGGTCGCGCCGCGGGCCGGCATCCGGGCCCCCGGCGCGGCGTCGGGGCCGTGTCGGAGGGGCTGGCTAGGCTGATCCGCGATGCGCGACAGACTCTGCTCGAAAGTGGGATGCGCCCGCGAGGCGATGAGCACTCTCACCTACGATTACGGCGACCAGATGGCGGCCCTCGGCCCCCTCGGTCCCGCGGGCGACCCTCACGCGCACGACCTCTGCGCGATCCACGCCGATCGGCTGTCGGTTCCCAAGGGCTGGGTGGTCGTGCGGCACGAGACGCTTCGCACCTGAGGCGGGGCGCTCTGGCCCGAGGGGGTCACGCGCGCTCGGTCAGGGCGGCGGCGCGCTCGTTCTCACGCAGCAGCGCGCGGTACTCGCGGTCCCGTCGCACCGACGACACGGCGCGGACGAGCCCTTCGGCATCCGACGGGGGAATCGGCGAGACGAAGGGGCGCACGGCTTCGGCGAGGGACGCTGCGACCCGGGTGCGGGCGGCGGGCTCGAGGGCGTCGGCGCCTCGCACGAACTGCGCCACGCGGGCGGCGAGGCGGTCGGGAAGCCGCGAGACGTCGGCGATCTCGGCCCAGGACTCCCAGCCCGGCGGCAGGCCCGGCGCGGGGGGAGGGAGGCGACGCGTGCGGGTGCGCTCGCTCGCCGTGCCGGCGAGCAGGTCGCCCAGTCGCTGAGCGCGCGGGGTGAACATCCCCACGACCGCGGCGATCGCGCCGAGGGTGAACCACAGCTCGAGAACACCGGTCAGGGATCGGATGAGGGCCTGACGGAAGCCGGCGGCCCCGCCGTCGGTGCGTACGATCCGGGCTCCCACGGCGAGGCGACCGAGGCTCCTGCCGCGAGAGAGCGTCTCCACCGTGGTGGGGATCACGACGGTCACGAGCACGAGCAGCGAGATCACGCCGATGCGGACGGCGGCTTCCGGAAGGGTTCCCGCCGCGACCATCGTCGTCAGCAGCAGCGCTCCGCCGATCAGCAGTACCGCCCCGATGAGGAAGTCGATGAGCGTTCCGAGCGCGCGCAGGAAGAAGCCGACGGGTTGGACGTCGAGGGCGACGGCCTCTCCGGTGAGCGTCTCGTCCGCACCCGTGTGCACGAGGGCGACCGCGGGAGAGGGGGTCGTCGACGAAGCCATGCGTACAGTTGACCACATGGACCTCGATGCCCTCACGGCCGCCCGGCGCGAGGAGTGGGCGCGGCTCGACGAGCTGGGTCGTCGCAAGCGCCTCAGCGGTCCCGACGTGGACGAGCTGGTGACCCGCTATCGTGCGGCGTCGGCCGACCTGGCCGACATTAAGACCTCCGCCGGACGCACGCCCGAAGGCGACTACGTCTCGATCCTGCTCGCGCGCACGCGCCTGCGCCTCACGGGCGTCCGCGACAACGTGCTGAAGCAGCTGCCGCGCTTCTTCGTCCTGCAGCTTCCGGCGGCGTTGTATCGCGTGCGCTGGAGC
Encoded here:
- a CDS encoding DUF5719 family protein, with the protein product MSERRLLRVAATSARVIAGAAVATAAVIGTVVGIAAPWPQYSATPVRVQATPTPGDTLLACDGPLLALGRSADSAGSLSAAAAQQVVSGPADADATTTALNGATADSSGDAEALRAAPRDRLQTPLAAAGSATAAASDLIGFAASACRPPLAESWLVGGASTTGANDLVVLANPGDVPATVQLSVYGAQGVSSPPSGQNLVVPAGGRRVVPLAGLLLGEESPVVRVVSSGAPVHASLQATLTRLLLPGGADQVAPLAQADAHLVMPGVQVLATDASQAGTVLRLLSPGSDAAATVTVVPNDPAVSAPAPTDVPLTSGLPTSLNLSGLAAGSYTVDVTATAPIVGATWSTTGFGEGADFAWYVPAPEISAPSTIAVAAGVGANLVIAGASSDTTVTLTPAGAGAPVTTTVAAGASVAVPVAAGVYRLEADSPVRAAVSYAGAGALASYPLWPADAAASALTILP
- a CDS encoding DUF3499 family protein, translated to MRDRLCSKVGCAREAMSTLTYDYGDQMAALGPLGPAGDPHAHDLCAIHADRLSVPKGWVVVRHETLRT
- a CDS encoding RDD family protein — encoded protein: MASSTTPSPAVALVHTGADETLTGEAVALDVQPVGFFLRALGTLIDFLIGAVLLIGGALLLTTMVAAGTLPEAAVRIGVISLLVLVTVVIPTTVETLSRGRSLGRLAVGARIVRTDGGAAGFRQALIRSLTGVLELWFTLGAIAAVVGMFTPRAQRLGDLLAGTASERTRTRRLPPPAPGLPPGWESWAEIADVSRLPDRLAARVAQFVRGADALEPAARTRVAASLAEAVRPFVSPIPPSDAEGLVRAVSSVRRDREYRALLRENERAAALTERA